One Leptolyngbya sp. NIES-2104 genomic window carries:
- a CDS encoding cation diffusion facilitator family transporter, whose translation MRTLNTLNTPQAQQQKIKRLWWVLGLRSGLFLVELGTGLWSNSLSLLAGSGHLFSDLITLGVTLLATWFTQRRTATQTAISQNRRLEAGIALLNGVSLAIVAILLGREAIEHLQSPEPVLGLPLLGAAGLSLIINGLSVYLLHNDHHHDLNLRGVFLHGVADAASSIGVMVAALAVYFFNWVWVDAAISLLVVLLICLSTISLVGDSLRVLRGRS comes from the coding sequence GTGAGAACATTGAATACTCTAAACACACCTCAAGCTCAGCAGCAAAAGATAAAACGCCTCTGGTGGGTGCTTGGGTTACGCAGTGGGCTTTTTCTGGTCGAACTAGGAACCGGACTTTGGAGCAATAGTCTTTCGCTGTTAGCAGGATCAGGGCATCTATTCTCAGATTTGATTACGCTAGGAGTCACGCTACTAGCGACTTGGTTCACACAACGCCGCACTGCAACCCAAACTGCAATCAGCCAAAATAGACGGCTCGAAGCTGGAATTGCTTTGCTCAATGGAGTGAGTTTAGCGATCGTTGCGATCCTTCTCGGACGAGAAGCGATCGAGCATTTACAAAGCCCTGAACCAGTACTGGGCTTACCATTACTCGGCGCAGCAGGACTAAGTTTGATCATCAACGGTTTGAGTGTTTATCTATTGCACAATGATCATCATCACGATCTGAATTTACGCGGTGTGTTCTTGCATGGGGTCGCGGATGCGGCAAGTTCCATCGGGGTAATGGTCGCAGCTTTAGCGGTGTATTTCTTCAATTGGGTTTGGGTCGATGCTGCGATCAGTTTACTTGTTGTCTTGCTAATTTGCCTTAGCACGATTTCTTTGGTAGGAGATAGTTTACGAGTTTTGAGGGGTCGCTCTTGA
- a CDS encoding CbtB-domain containing protein gives MITRSNPSFSQQAVRFTLSTPVQSTLYVSLCALILWTIYFTTYPAAHDKVHSLRHHTLMVSCH, from the coding sequence ATGATTACTCGATCGAATCCGTCTTTTTCTCAACAAGCTGTTCGTTTCACGCTTTCTACGCCCGTACAATCGACGCTTTACGTTTCGCTCTGTGCTTTAATTCTCTGGACGATTTACTTTACGACTTATCCAGCGGCTCACGACAAGGTACATTCGCTTCGACATCACACGTTGATGGTTTCTTGTCACTAA
- a CDS encoding Nramp family divalent metal transporter, which yields MSLSEHRPSLPEVHRSIPVPNAKGFWRKLLAFAGPGYLVSVGYMDPGNWATDIAGGSKFGYTLLSVVLLSNLMAILLQSLCVRLGVATGKDLAQACRDYFSPRISFVLWVLCEIAIAACDLAELLGSAIALQLLFGLPLLWGVCITAFDVLALLFLQGKGFRYVEGLIILLVATVGICFGAEILFSRPDVGGILQGYMPNREILRNPQMLYLAVGILGATVMPHNLYLHSSIVQTRNWQSTPKKRWEAIKFGTIDSTVALSFALFINSAILIVAAATFHSSGNQDVAEIQDAYQLLSPLLGVSAASAIFGVALLASGQSSTLTATLAGQIVMEGFLQIKLPPWVRRLATRLIAIIPALIAIVFFGEQSTGGLLVFSQVILSLQLSFAVIPLVMFTSDRKLMGEFVNPRWLKVTAWAVAILIAGLNAWLLIQTVANWIQ from the coding sequence ATGTCACTTTCTGAACATCGCCCTAGTTTGCCAGAGGTGCATCGCAGCATTCCAGTTCCAAACGCTAAAGGTTTTTGGCGTAAATTATTAGCCTTTGCGGGACCAGGGTATCTCGTTTCCGTTGGCTATATGGACCCTGGCAACTGGGCAACTGACATCGCAGGCGGTTCAAAATTTGGCTACACGCTGTTGAGCGTCGTTTTACTCTCAAACTTGATGGCGATTTTGCTGCAATCGCTTTGTGTGCGGTTAGGAGTCGCAACGGGAAAGGATTTAGCTCAAGCGTGTCGAGACTACTTTTCTCCTCGAATCAGCTTTGTTCTCTGGGTGTTGTGTGAGATTGCGATCGCGGCCTGCGATTTAGCCGAATTGCTTGGAAGTGCGATCGCGCTTCAACTTCTATTTGGATTGCCTTTGCTTTGGGGCGTATGTATCACGGCATTCGATGTTTTGGCGCTGCTCTTCCTACAAGGCAAAGGCTTTCGATATGTGGAAGGGTTAATTATTCTATTAGTTGCAACCGTTGGGATTTGCTTCGGTGCAGAAATTCTGTTTTCTCGTCCTGATGTCGGTGGAATCTTACAAGGCTATATGCCAAATCGTGAAATTCTGCGGAATCCTCAAATGCTTTATTTAGCGGTCGGGATTCTTGGCGCTACGGTAATGCCACACAATTTGTATCTTCATTCTTCGATCGTTCAAACCCGCAATTGGCAATCGACTCCAAAGAAGCGTTGGGAAGCCATTAAGTTTGGAACCATTGATTCAACCGTTGCCCTTTCGTTTGCGTTGTTCATCAATAGCGCGATTTTGATTGTTGCTGCCGCAACCTTTCACAGTTCTGGAAATCAGGATGTTGCAGAAATTCAAGATGCCTACCAACTTCTTTCACCGTTATTAGGGGTCAGTGCTGCGAGTGCTATTTTTGGGGTTGCATTACTGGCTTCTGGACAAAGTTCGACTTTGACTGCAACGCTGGCGGGTCAGATCGTGATGGAAGGCTTTCTACAAATCAAGCTGCCACCGTGGGTACGCCGTTTAGCCACTCGCTTGATTGCGATTATTCCAGCTTTGATCGCGATCGTCTTTTTCGGTGAACAGAGTACTGGCGGATTATTAGTTTTTAGCCAAGTCATTCTCAGTTTACAGCTATCGTTTGCGGTGATTCCGCTGGTGATGTTTACCAGCGATCGCAAACTAATGGGCGAGTTTGTCAATCCGCGTTGGCTTAAAGTTACAGCCTGGGCAGTTGCAATTCTAATTGCCGGATTAAACGCTTGGTTATTGATTCAAACCGTAGCGAACTGGATACAGTAA
- a CDS encoding glycosyltransferase family 4 protein: MKIACVSIYDPKREKDFGVYTHHWIPTLESQFESVDYIHNFRHPLTYPTIVARAVYYKKLLKKYYSPRTDAILVRDQGRQLSRKLSKLNIDAVLSLESPAAQPIAYVDTDKPIVFWESGTFAALVDFYPYYRRSTMCDRTFEDGLANEKSALERCRLAVYHSEWAAQSAIQTYGIDPQKIRIVAPGGNFESNFSIDDVDAVINARPSDRCKLLFLGVDWERKGGALAVQVAQQLNDAGLPTELSIVGCDPPADEPIPDFVKPLGFIYKWSPEGREKMVKLLSESHFLILPTIADCFPLVFGEVSAFGLPSLSTKVGGVPYAIKDDWNGKTFALEANADEYCAYIMNLFMNYQAYKELARSTFQEHETRLNWRVATKMVKQLISELV, encoded by the coding sequence ATGAAAATTGCCTGTGTATCTATCTATGACCCCAAGCGGGAGAAAGATTTTGGCGTTTACACCCATCACTGGATTCCAACGCTCGAATCGCAGTTTGAATCCGTTGACTACATTCACAACTTCAGGCATCCGCTGACCTATCCGACGATCGTTGCGAGAGCAGTCTACTATAAAAAACTGTTAAAGAAGTACTACAGCCCTCGTACTGATGCGATTTTGGTTCGGGATCAAGGACGACAACTTAGCCGCAAACTCTCGAAACTGAACATCGACGCAGTTCTGAGTTTAGAAAGTCCAGCGGCACAACCGATCGCCTACGTTGACACAGACAAGCCGATCGTCTTTTGGGAGTCTGGCACATTTGCGGCACTGGTCGATTTCTACCCGTACTACCGCAGAAGTACCATGTGCGATCGAACCTTCGAGGATGGTCTAGCAAACGAGAAATCTGCCCTCGAACGCTGTCGGTTGGCGGTGTATCATTCCGAATGGGCAGCACAAAGCGCGATTCAAACTTACGGCATTGATCCCCAAAAGATCAGAATTGTTGCACCTGGCGGGAATTTTGAATCGAATTTCTCGATCGACGATGTAGATGCCGTAATTAATGCAAGACCGAGCGATCGCTGTAAGCTCCTCTTCCTTGGAGTCGATTGGGAGCGCAAAGGTGGAGCTTTAGCCGTACAGGTTGCACAACAGCTAAATGATGCAGGACTGCCAACTGAGTTATCGATCGTTGGTTGCGATCCCCCAGCAGATGAACCCATCCCCGACTTTGTAAAGCCACTCGGATTTATCTACAAGTGGAGTCCAGAAGGGCGTGAGAAGATGGTGAAACTACTATCTGAGTCACATTTTCTGATCTTGCCGACGATCGCAGATTGTTTCCCACTCGTATTTGGCGAAGTGAGCGCATTCGGACTACCCTCACTCAGCACAAAAGTTGGCGGCGTTCCCTATGCTATCAAAGACGATTGGAATGGGAAAACCTTTGCGCTAGAAGCCAACGCGGATGAGTACTGTGCTTACATCATGAACTTATTCATGAACTATCAAGCTTATAAGGAGTTAGCACGATCGACCTTTCAGGAACATGAGACTCGCCTGAATTGGCGAGTCGCAACGAAAATGGTGAAGCAACTGATATCAGAGCTTGTCTAA
- a CDS encoding decaprenyl-phosphate phosphoribosyltransferase has translation MKVYSLAWGTAFLTALRPRQWTKNLIVFAAPLFAFRVQVDAVAGSSLAFILFCCVSSSFYLLNDVIDIKADRLHPVKRHRPIASGFVSVPLAVLSAIVLISISLIIGWSHSRGLGGAIVAYALLQVAYNLKLKRVVILDIFAIAGGFILRAFAGAASTFVILSPWFLICTGMLALFLAIEKRKAELRKSTRQTRSVLQFYSIDLLKRMENLVTVGTVMAYTLWSSGQQVRGATTAWMLLTVPFVLYGVFRYQYLSEPRSEDQAERPEEILLSDRPLQLTLLGWILSIAMILFLKHQNWLIPMKLIG, from the coding sequence ATGAAAGTCTATTCTCTTGCTTGGGGGACTGCTTTTCTCACAGCTTTACGCCCTCGCCAATGGACAAAGAATCTGATTGTATTTGCGGCTCCATTGTTTGCGTTTCGGGTGCAAGTTGATGCGGTCGCAGGAAGCTCTCTCGCTTTCATTCTCTTCTGCTGTGTCTCTAGTAGCTTCTACTTGCTCAATGATGTGATTGACATCAAAGCGGATCGACTGCATCCAGTTAAACGTCATCGCCCGATAGCATCAGGATTTGTTTCGGTTCCATTGGCGGTCTTAAGCGCGATCGTATTGATCTCAATTTCGTTGATTATCGGCTGGTCGCATAGTCGAGGCTTGGGAGGTGCGATTGTGGCTTATGCTTTGCTTCAAGTTGCGTACAATCTCAAACTCAAGCGCGTTGTGATTCTCGATATTTTTGCGATCGCAGGTGGGTTCATCCTTCGCGCATTTGCTGGAGCCGCGAGTACTTTCGTTATTCTCTCTCCTTGGTTCTTGATCTGCACCGGAATGTTAGCGCTGTTTCTGGCAATTGAAAAACGTAAAGCAGAACTGCGAAAATCAACCCGACAGACGCGATCAGTGCTGCAATTTTATTCGATCGATTTACTCAAACGGATGGAGAATTTAGTTACTGTTGGGACTGTAATGGCTTACACGCTCTGGAGTTCAGGACAGCAAGTGCGCGGGGCAACAACGGCTTGGATGCTCTTAACTGTTCCGTTTGTGCTGTATGGCGTGTTCCGCTATCAATACCTGAGTGAACCTCGCTCAGAAGACCAAGCAGAGCGACCCGAAGAGATTCTACTGAGCGATCGCCCCCTTCAACTAACCCTACTCGGCTGGATTCTGAGCATTGCGATGATTCTATTTCTCAAACATCAGAACTGGCTAATTCCGATGAAACTGATCGGTTAG
- a CDS encoding glycosyltransferase family 39 protein, whose protein sequence is MIPYLSLGSIPTPDSAIRSNLLILIAIAALVYLFSKKAGYSISTNLIRAILAGYAIAQILFIVFLWFNHINFPLNLEAMELLRVQHLQRLMQGLPLYPEPSSDFVALAYNPLSYVLTVPFAIVFGANLFTMRLVAILGMAGAGIVIFLAVRRQIQSNWWGMIAVGLFAAAYRVMDTYLDNAHAESLLLFSILLGCYLIDRSRNWMIECFAMLMFVAAFWFKQQGAIFAIAALIFLTWRSGFRKAWAYWMISGGLGAGLYAAMPDWVLGSRFHYFTWTVPRQWVEIQYWEVIRFLKLILFSYPVLAGVSLIVVLTQVQKLRHNIWYFMFPIAGLSGILATMTPGSNNNVYIPMGTWFIVVGVMALDRMMPRLKQFGLHFFAIALSFALFAYNPMSVIVSGQSQTVYQDFVSYLKTLPGTVYAPWIGQLQDQKVFSPSLHWVPLDDLVRGKNSDPTKHPPLEKLLQSVVQPKGKAYLLHNLPLEQDGRLSFLQQNYKLEADLGTRFQALRTLPKHYTLDYPRYLYRHVSK, encoded by the coding sequence ATGATTCCCTATCTTTCGCTTGGTAGCATACCTACACCGGATAGTGCTATTCGCTCTAATTTATTAATTCTGATAGCGATCGCCGCGCTTGTTTACCTTTTTAGTAAGAAAGCAGGATACTCAATTTCCACGAATTTGATCCGCGCAATATTGGCTGGATATGCAATCGCGCAAATTCTGTTCATTGTCTTCTTGTGGTTCAATCACATCAATTTTCCGTTGAATCTCGAAGCAATGGAACTGCTGCGAGTTCAGCATCTCCAGCGACTAATGCAAGGACTTCCTCTCTATCCAGAACCCTCATCTGATTTTGTTGCATTAGCTTATAATCCGCTTTCTTATGTGTTGACCGTTCCGTTTGCGATCGTCTTTGGTGCAAATCTGTTTACCATGCGGCTTGTTGCAATTCTAGGAATGGCAGGTGCAGGCATTGTTATTTTCTTAGCAGTTCGTCGGCAAATTCAGTCAAATTGGTGGGGAATGATTGCGGTAGGACTGTTTGCAGCAGCATACCGCGTGATGGATACCTATCTCGATAATGCTCATGCAGAATCGCTGCTGTTGTTCTCGATTTTACTGGGTTGCTACCTGATTGATCGATCCAGAAACTGGATGATCGAATGCTTTGCGATGTTAATGTTTGTTGCTGCATTCTGGTTTAAGCAACAGGGAGCGATTTTTGCGATCGCAGCGCTGATTTTCTTGACTTGGCGCAGTGGTTTCAGAAAGGCTTGGGCTTATTGGATGATTTCAGGTGGACTGGGAGCAGGACTTTATGCTGCAATGCCTGATTGGGTCTTGGGTAGCCGCTTTCACTACTTTACTTGGACAGTTCCGCGTCAATGGGTCGAAATTCAGTATTGGGAAGTGATTCGTTTTCTCAAGCTGATTCTATTCTCTTATCCAGTCTTGGCAGGAGTGAGTTTGATCGTCGTTCTCACCCAAGTTCAGAAACTCCGGCATAACATTTGGTACTTTATGTTCCCGATCGCAGGACTGAGCGGAATTCTAGCAACCATGACACCAGGTTCTAACAATAACGTCTACATTCCGATGGGAACTTGGTTCATTGTGGTCGGAGTGATGGCACTTGATCGCATGATGCCGCGATTGAAACAATTCGGGCTGCACTTTTTTGCGATCGCTCTCTCATTTGCTTTGTTTGCTTACAATCCGATGTCTGTTATCGTGTCTGGGCAAAGTCAAACTGTCTATCAAGACTTTGTGAGCTATCTCAAGACGCTACCCGGAACAGTCTACGCGCCGTGGATTGGGCAGCTTCAAGACCAGAAAGTATTCTCACCTTCATTGCATTGGGTTCCATTGGATGACTTGGTACGAGGAAAAAACTCAGACCCAACAAAACATCCACCTCTAGAAAAGTTGCTTCAATCTGTGGTGCAACCGAAAGGAAAGGCTTACTTACTTCACAATCTTCCTTTAGAGCAAGACGGGCGGCTGAGCTTTTTACAGCAGAACTACAAGCTAGAAGCAGATCTCGGAACCCGCTTTCAAGCACTAAGAACGCTACCCAAACACTACACACTCGACTATCCCCGTTACCTTTATCGTCACGTTTCAAAGTAA
- the rppB gene encoding two-component system sensor histidine kinase RppB yields the protein MHRSQLFNRTRLKLATWYAGVMGLILGGCGIAVYLHLAQAHWKAIDGEIETLAGTLHDSLEPVLDKPGELSDHVEQILPGLCRRQTLCKTPPPSSHVHVLGVSTQDLYYVQFLDLSLQRLGTVNTPPQVTPQVQTQPWRTVVDNQGQRYHQVSLLLKTASGQPWGYLQLGRSLEGYDEHLQSLKIFFLFGMPIAILVIGAASWGLAGIAMRPVYDSYQQIQQFTADAAHELRTPLAAIQANVEATLGATPLSLSEAQGTLQTIERQNARLSQLVQDLLMLSRMDLKVFPIKRQVVCLNDIVQDLVEELAALSLSARVTLQLELNDQQIVKIMGDEEQLYRLVTNLITNAIQYTPSEGTVTVRLLTEDQNALIQVQDTGIGIDAENQARVFDRFYRVSSDRSRHTGGAGLGLAIAQAIVEAHHGKIQVQSQLGRGSRFTVQFPLRNLRS from the coding sequence ATGCACCGCAGTCAACTGTTTAATCGAACTCGTCTGAAGCTGGCAACCTGGTATGCGGGCGTGATGGGGCTGATTTTGGGCGGGTGCGGGATCGCGGTCTACTTACATTTAGCACAGGCACATTGGAAAGCGATCGACGGTGAAATCGAAACATTAGCTGGAACGCTGCATGATAGTTTAGAGCCAGTTTTAGACAAGCCTGGAGAACTCAGCGATCATGTAGAGCAGATTTTGCCAGGTCTATGCCGCCGTCAAACATTATGCAAAACGCCACCGCCGTCATCGCACGTTCATGTGTTAGGCGTGAGTACCCAAGATTTATACTATGTTCAGTTTCTTGATCTCTCGTTGCAACGCTTGGGAACCGTTAACACACCCCCGCAAGTCACACCTCAAGTTCAAACCCAGCCTTGGCGAACGGTAGTCGATAACCAGGGACAGCGCTATCATCAGGTTTCGCTGTTATTAAAAACAGCAAGCGGACAGCCTTGGGGATATTTGCAGCTAGGGCGATCGCTCGAAGGTTATGATGAGCATCTTCAATCCCTCAAAATCTTCTTTTTGTTCGGAATGCCGATCGCGATTCTGGTGATTGGTGCAGCAAGCTGGGGACTTGCAGGAATCGCCATGCGTCCGGTGTATGACTCTTATCAACAAATTCAACAGTTTACCGCCGATGCTGCTCATGAATTGAGAACACCGCTTGCAGCAATTCAGGCGAATGTCGAAGCAACACTGGGTGCAACGCCACTGAGCTTATCTGAAGCACAAGGAACACTTCAAACGATCGAACGGCAAAACGCAAGGCTGTCTCAACTTGTGCAAGACTTACTCATGTTATCCCGTATGGATCTCAAGGTCTTTCCGATCAAGCGGCAGGTCGTCTGTCTCAATGATATTGTGCAGGATCTAGTCGAAGAGTTAGCAGCCCTTTCGCTCTCGGCTCGCGTCACATTGCAATTAGAACTAAATGACCAGCAAATCGTGAAGATAATGGGCGACGAGGAGCAGCTTTATCGGCTTGTCACGAACTTAATCACAAACGCGATTCAGTACACTCCTTCAGAAGGAACAGTAACAGTTCGATTATTGACTGAAGATCAGAATGCACTGATTCAAGTGCAAGACACGGGAATTGGAATTGATGCAGAAAATCAGGCGCGTGTGTTCGATCGCTTTTACCGCGTCAGTTCGGATCGCTCTCGGCATACAGGCGGTGCAGGACTGGGACTGGCGATCGCGCAAGCCATTGTAGAAGCGCATCACGGAAAGATTCAAGTTCAAAGCCAATTAGGTCGAGGTAGCCGATTTACAGTTCAATTCCCACTTAGAAATTTACGCAGCTAA
- a CDS encoding NAD(P)-dependent oxidoreductase, whose protein sequence is MSALSIPFSGAKVLVTGASGFIGHHLCQKLQQYQTEIYGVSRVQRESDSIIQWLQGDVASFDDMRRIIIQVKPDVIFHLAGHVTGTRGIDTVVSTLQGNLVSTVNLLTLMAEFGGRRIVLVGSLEEPDAGEDSIPSSPYAAAKWASSAYAQMFQHLYQLPIVRTRPFLVYGPAQMDFKKLIPHVTLSLLKGEAPQIGSGQRQIDWIYVEDVVEGLIAAAQTPGVEGEVFELGSGTLTSISSVVQRINQLVDPSIRPLFGALPDRPMEQVRTANIEASAQKLGWQPKISLDQGLAKTVEWYSSYYSDLVCCRR, encoded by the coding sequence ATGTCTGCTTTATCGATTCCTTTCTCAGGTGCAAAGGTTCTAGTGACTGGAGCAAGTGGTTTTATCGGTCATCATCTCTGCCAAAAGCTTCAACAATACCAAACCGAAATCTATGGCGTTTCCCGTGTTCAGCGAGAGTCTGACTCAATTATTCAATGGTTGCAGGGAGACGTTGCTAGCTTTGATGATATGCGGCGAATCATCATTCAGGTTAAACCCGATGTGATTTTTCATTTAGCAGGTCATGTCACTGGAACACGCGGCATTGATACAGTCGTCTCAACGTTGCAGGGGAACTTAGTCAGTACGGTAAACTTGCTGACACTGATGGCTGAATTTGGGGGTCGGCGAATTGTGCTAGTGGGGTCATTAGAAGAACCAGACGCAGGCGAAGACTCAATTCCGTCTTCACCTTACGCGGCAGCAAAATGGGCAAGCAGTGCTTATGCTCAAATGTTTCAGCATTTGTATCAGTTACCGATCGTCAGAACGCGCCCGTTTCTGGTATACGGTCCAGCACAAATGGATTTTAAGAAGTTGATTCCCCACGTCACACTTTCTTTACTCAAGGGAGAAGCCCCGCAGATCGGTAGCGGTCAACGTCAGATCGATTGGATTTATGTCGAGGATGTCGTTGAAGGTCTGATCGCAGCAGCACAGACTCCAGGAGTAGAAGGCGAAGTGTTTGAATTGGGATCGGGGACGTTAACATCTATTTCTAGCGTTGTGCAGCGCATCAATCAGTTAGTTGATCCTAGCATTCGCCCTTTGTTTGGAGCATTGCCCGATCGACCCATGGAACAAGTTCGCACCGCCAATATTGAAGCTTCAGCCCAAAAGCTCGGATGGCAGCCGAAAATTTCTCTAGATCAGGGACTCGCAAAAACAGTCGAGTGGTATTCCAGTTACTACAGCGATCTTGTTTGTTGTAGACGTTGA
- the rppA gene encoding two-component system response regulator RppA: MRILLVEDEPDLGRAIEKTLTRNRYIVDWIQDGKEAWSYLTQPQTQYTVAVIDWMLPGLSGIELCKRLRAEGSSLPVLMLTARDSLNDRVTGLDAGADDYLVKPFGMVELLARLRALQRRSPQFQPQNLQVGSLMLDYGSSSLVLHPQTSATKVILTAKEFQLLEYLMKHANQIVNTEQIRNHLWTVNSESASNVVAAQMRLLRRKLADQGVNDAIETVYGLGYRLNIAVQN, translated from the coding sequence ATGCGGATTCTGCTGGTTGAAGATGAACCCGATTTAGGACGTGCGATCGAGAAAACGCTCACTCGAAATCGCTACATCGTCGATTGGATACAAGACGGCAAGGAAGCTTGGAGCTATCTGACGCAGCCCCAAACACAGTATACGGTTGCCGTGATTGATTGGATGCTGCCGGGACTGTCTGGAATTGAGCTATGTAAACGGCTTCGCGCGGAAGGCAGTTCGCTTCCCGTATTGATGTTAACGGCGCGGGATAGTTTGAACGATCGCGTCACCGGACTCGATGCGGGAGCCGATGATTACCTGGTCAAACCCTTTGGCATGGTCGAACTGCTTGCCCGATTACGCGCCCTACAACGTCGATCGCCTCAGTTTCAACCCCAAAATCTTCAAGTCGGTTCTCTCATGCTCGATTACGGTTCATCTAGCTTAGTATTACATCCACAAACGAGTGCGACAAAAGTGATTCTGACCGCGAAGGAATTTCAGCTACTGGAATATTTGATGAAACACGCGAATCAGATTGTGAACACTGAGCAAATTCGGAATCATCTGTGGACAGTAAATTCAGAATCTGCGAGCAATGTCGTTGCCGCCCAAATGCGGTTACTGCGTCGTAAGTTGGCAGATCAAGGCGTGAATGATGCGATCGAGACTGTTTATGGACTTGGCTATCGTTTAAATATTGCTGTGCAAAATTAA
- a CDS encoding DUF2808 domain-containing protein: protein MQRFTLISAVTVLLTATISSALAQIPISKEKTVIHSAAYPNRVKVTRATYHIGVQVRNVPLSEIRVEVPENAPAQIRFGQATVTDATGKAINANSSSSEKGVTIAFNPPVAAGETLEIDLNNVRTSDLIGRAWQFSIYGKTVGTAEEIPLGTARIQTYK from the coding sequence ATGCAACGATTCACTCTAATATCGGCAGTCACAGTATTGCTGACCGCTACTATTTCCTCTGCACTAGCACAAATACCGATCTCAAAAGAAAAGACTGTGATTCATAGTGCTGCCTATCCGAATCGAGTTAAAGTTACCCGTGCAACTTATCATATCGGTGTTCAAGTCAGAAACGTTCCTTTATCTGAAATCCGTGTAGAAGTTCCTGAGAATGCACCCGCACAAATTCGGTTTGGTCAAGCCACAGTGACCGATGCTACTGGAAAAGCAATTAATGCAAATTCCTCATCGAGTGAGAAAGGAGTCACGATCGCGTTTAACCCACCTGTCGCCGCTGGAGAAACACTCGAAATCGACCTGAACAACGTTAGAACTTCTGATTTAATCGGACGTGCTTGGCAATTTTCAATCTATGGTAAAACAGTGGGGACGGCTGAAGAAATTCCTCTAGGCACAGCGCGAATTCAAACCTACAAATAA
- a CDS encoding alpha/beta fold hydrolase translates to MIEFSSDLHFLIPHRSSPNLPLMVFLPGMDETGKELLSLETKSLEADFDVRCLVIPPNNFMTWEQLTESTIALIQVELEKSLQQTVYLCGESLGGCLALKLIERAPYLFKRLILVNSASSFHRVVWLNRSSRLLAWIPPVLYKLSPIVILWLTSALTRIPLARLQILWKAAQSAPKKTAEYRLSQLSEFRIDESHLRCFSHPVLLIASQADRLLPSVSEAQRLSKIFPTAQVVVLPHSGHTCLVEPKISLYQILQAEHFVI, encoded by the coding sequence ATGATTGAATTTAGCAGTGATCTCCATTTCCTGATTCCTCATCGCTCAAGCCCAAACCTTCCATTGATGGTATTTTTGCCTGGAATGGATGAGACGGGCAAAGAGTTACTTTCCCTCGAAACCAAAAGCTTGGAGGCAGACTTCGATGTTCGGTGTCTCGTGATTCCACCGAACAATTTCATGACCTGGGAGCAACTGACAGAAAGCACGATCGCATTAATTCAAGTCGAGCTAGAAAAATCATTGCAACAGACCGTTTATCTCTGTGGTGAATCATTAGGAGGGTGTCTTGCCTTGAAATTGATCGAACGCGCTCCCTACCTCTTCAAACGGTTGATTTTGGTCAACTCTGCTTCTTCGTTTCATCGAGTCGTCTGGCTGAATCGAAGTTCGCGACTGCTGGCTTGGATACCGCCAGTGCTTTATAAGCTTTCTCCAATCGTCATTCTGTGGCTAACCTCTGCGCTGACCCGCATTCCGCTTGCAAGGCTGCAAATTCTCTGGAAAGCCGCCCAATCTGCGCCAAAGAAAACGGCTGAGTACCGTCTATCGCAATTAAGCGAGTTCCGGATCGATGAATCTCACCTCCGTTGTTTCTCTCATCCTGTTTTGCTGATTGCGAGTCAGGCAGATCGATTGCTGCCGTCTGTTTCAGAAGCTCAGCGCCTGAGCAAGATTTTCCCTACCGCTCAGGTGGTTGTCCTGCCGCACAGTGGTCATACCTGCCTAGTTGAGCCAAAAATTAGTCTCTATCAAATTTTACAAGCCGAACACTTTGTCATTTAG